A portion of the Marinobacter alexandrii genome contains these proteins:
- the recJ gene encoding single-stranded-DNA-specific exonuclease RecJ, giving the protein MEKRWVHKGEPESEIVEKLSKEININEYLSKILIQRGVKTFEEAKEFFRPSLSKLNDPFLMLNMDKAVNRLTDAVFNEEKILIYGDYDVDGTTSVSLVYLFLKQFNDTIEFYIPDRYSEGYGISEKGIKHAIDNSFSLIIALDCGIRAIDRASQAQDAGVDLIICDHHIPGKELPNAFAILDPKQKACKYPFKDLSGCGVGFKLLEGFCQQNTIEKEKLFELLDLVAVSIGCDIVPIVEENRILAHYGLKKLNHSPSAGLKSLIEISGKKKEFSISDVVFSIGPRINAAGRLTHAKESVNLLIGDSSETSAFADNLNSRNQERREFDQNITAEALEMISKLKSDQKSTVLFKEDWHKGVIGIVASRCIEHYHRPTIILTESKGKATGSARSVDGFDVHSAISECSDLLEQFGGHTHAAGLTLPLENLERFVEKFEDVVSQKILPEQLIPKVEIDTEIPLSAINYKTYNIMNQMAPFGPKNMAPVFGTKNVIVDAKPKLIKDKHIKGSVREENSTKLFEFIGFGMADKMDSIAVGCPFHIAYHLEENNYLGNKSLILNLRDVRFDA; this is encoded by the coding sequence GTGGAAAAAAGATGGGTACATAAGGGGGAGCCCGAAAGTGAAATAGTCGAAAAGCTCAGCAAAGAAATTAACATCAATGAGTACTTATCAAAAATACTGATTCAACGAGGAGTCAAGACTTTCGAAGAGGCAAAGGAATTTTTCCGTCCATCACTTTCAAAATTGAATGATCCCTTTTTAATGCTCAATATGGACAAGGCAGTCAACCGACTGACCGATGCTGTATTCAATGAAGAGAAGATTCTCATTTACGGAGATTACGATGTAGATGGCACCACTTCTGTTAGTCTAGTGTATCTATTTTTGAAGCAGTTTAATGATACCATTGAATTTTATATTCCAGATCGTTATTCTGAAGGATATGGCATTTCTGAAAAAGGGATTAAACATGCCATTGATAATAGTTTTTCATTAATCATAGCGCTTGATTGTGGTATTAGAGCAATTGACCGTGCTTCTCAAGCACAAGATGCTGGAGTGGACCTTATCATTTGTGATCATCACATCCCAGGAAAAGAATTGCCAAATGCGTTCGCTATCCTAGATCCAAAACAGAAAGCCTGTAAATACCCGTTTAAAGATCTTTCCGGATGTGGTGTTGGGTTTAAGTTATTAGAAGGGTTCTGCCAACAGAATACCATTGAAAAAGAAAAACTATTTGAGCTTCTTGATCTGGTAGCCGTGAGTATTGGATGCGACATTGTTCCGATTGTTGAAGAAAATAGAATTCTAGCACATTATGGGCTAAAAAAATTGAACCATTCCCCTTCTGCCGGACTCAAATCTCTTATCGAGATTAGTGGTAAGAAAAAAGAATTCTCCATTTCAGATGTAGTCTTCTCAATAGGCCCAAGAATCAATGCCGCAGGAAGATTAACTCACGCCAAAGAATCCGTGAATCTACTCATAGGTGATAGCTCCGAAACATCTGCTTTTGCGGATAACTTAAACAGCAGAAATCAGGAAAGAAGAGAGTTTGACCAAAACATTACCGCAGAAGCTTTAGAGATGATTTCTAAACTTAAGTCAGATCAAAAATCTACCGTTTTATTTAAAGAAGATTGGCATAAAGGTGTAATAGGTATAGTAGCATCCAGATGCATTGAGCATTATCATCGTCCTACAATTATTCTTACAGAATCAAAAGGTAAAGCAACTGGATCAGCTCGATCAGTTGATGGATTTGATGTGCATTCAGCTATTTCAGAGTGCTCCGATTTATTAGAACAATTTGGGGGTCACACCCATGCTGCCGGATTGACGCTACCATTAGAAAACCTTGAAAGATTTGTTGAAAAGTTCGAGGATGTGGTAAGTCAAAAAATTCTTCCAGAACAGTTAATACCAAAGGTTGAGATAGATACCGAAATTCCTCTGTCTGCTATCAATTATAAGACTTACAACATCATGAATCAAATGGCGCCATTCGGCCCAAAGAATATGGCTCCTGTTTTTGGCACAAAAAATGTAATTGTCGATGCTAAACCAAAGCTGATAAAGGATAAACACATTAAAGGATCTGTTCGTGAAGAGAACAGCACAAAGCTTTTTGAGTTTATCGGGTTTGGAATGGCCGATAAAATGGATTCAATTGCTGTTGGATGCCCATTTCATATCGCCTATCATTTGGAAGAAAATAATTACCTAGGCAATAAGTCACTCATCCTAAACCTGAGGGATGTAAGATTTGATGCATAA
- the lptB gene encoding LPS export ABC transporter ATP-binding protein: protein MELRAEHLIKKYKKRKVVNDISVTVKTGEIVGLLGPNGAGKTTSFYMIVGLVKPNEGHIFLDQEDITDLPMYQRAKRGIGYLAQEASVFRKLSVEDNILAVLEMTGKSKQEQKEKCESLLEEFSLTHVRKNLGQVLSGGERRRTEIARALAVNPNFVLLDEPFAGVDPIAVEEIQTIVAQLKNKNIGILITDHNVNETLSITDRAYLMFEGKLLKAGTAEELANDEQVRKVYLGKHFELKRKI from the coding sequence ATGGAATTACGCGCAGAACATTTAATCAAGAAGTACAAAAAAAGGAAAGTTGTAAATGATATTTCCGTTACGGTAAAAACTGGTGAGATTGTGGGTCTCCTAGGGCCAAATGGAGCAGGGAAAACAACATCTTTTTATATGATAGTGGGCTTGGTCAAGCCTAATGAGGGTCATATCTTTCTTGATCAGGAAGACATCACTGATTTACCTATGTATCAGCGTGCTAAAAGAGGAATTGGGTATCTGGCCCAAGAAGCTTCAGTCTTCAGAAAACTAAGCGTGGAAGACAATATCCTGGCTGTTTTAGAAATGACTGGAAAGAGTAAGCAGGAACAGAAGGAAAAGTGTGAAAGTTTACTTGAAGAATTTAGCCTTACCCACGTGAGAAAAAATCTGGGACAGGTCCTCTCAGGAGGAGAGAGAAGAAGAACAGAGATTGCCAGAGCACTTGCAGTAAATCCAAACTTTGTATTGCTAGATGAGCCGTTTGCAGGAGTGGACCCGATTGCAGTAGAGGAGATTCAAACAATCGTGGCACAATTAAAAAACAAGAATATTGGCATACTGATTACAGATCACAATGTGAACGAGACTTTATCAATTACAGATAGAGCTTACTTGATGTTTGAGGGTAAGTTGCTCAAAGCGGGTACGGCTGAAGAATTGGCCAATGATGAACAAGTAAGAAAAGTCTATCTTGGTAAACACTTTGAATTAAAAAGAAAGATCTAG
- a CDS encoding GH3 auxin-responsive promoter family protein, whose translation MKKRIHQIELFMKYPHEVQNELLEDLVKKSSKTAYGKQYGFKTIENYEHFKSKVPIVNYEELFPFIERLMKGEQNVLWPSEVRWFAKSSGTTNARSKFIPVSQEALDDCHYKGGKDLLSIYFNNYPDAKMFAGKGLVIGGSHQLNQFDENANSYYGDVSAVLLKNLPWWAQMVRTPSLDIALMDEWEGKIDKMVDITSSENVTNISGVPTWMIVLLEKMIERNKVNNILDIWPNLEVFFHGAVSFTPYEELFKKLIPSKKMRYMETYNASEGFFGIQDQTDSKDMLLMLDYGIFYEFVPFSELDQKNPKTLTLDEVEVGKNYAIIITTNAGLWRYRIGDTVTFTSINPYRIKISGRTKHFINAFGEELIIENAESAIAEACKKTHATIDNFTAGPIYLEEGQKGGHEWVIEFTHEPNDLTRFKKLLDEHLREINSDYDAKRYKDIALQEPVIHVVPKGSFYEWMKNRGKLGGQHKVPRLANNREYLDELVGYRTHSS comes from the coding sequence ATGAAGAAGCGAATTCATCAGATCGAGCTTTTCATGAAATACCCACACGAAGTTCAGAACGAGCTTTTGGAAGACCTTGTAAAAAAATCTTCTAAAACTGCCTACGGAAAGCAATATGGTTTTAAAACGATCGAAAATTACGAGCACTTCAAAAGCAAGGTACCCATCGTAAATTACGAAGAGCTCTTTCCTTTTATCGAAAGATTAATGAAAGGAGAGCAAAACGTGCTATGGCCGTCAGAGGTGCGATGGTTTGCAAAATCCTCTGGTACAACCAATGCACGAAGTAAGTTTATTCCGGTATCCCAAGAAGCACTGGATGATTGTCATTATAAAGGCGGAAAAGACCTTTTAAGCATCTACTTCAATAATTATCCGGATGCAAAGATGTTTGCAGGAAAGGGGTTAGTTATTGGTGGTAGCCATCAATTGAATCAATTTGATGAGAATGCTAATTCATATTATGGAGATGTTTCAGCAGTTCTTCTAAAGAATTTACCCTGGTGGGCGCAGATGGTGCGAACACCCAGCTTGGATATCGCTTTAATGGATGAATGGGAAGGGAAGATTGATAAAATGGTTGATATTACCTCCTCTGAAAATGTTACGAACATATCTGGTGTGCCAACCTGGATGATCGTTCTTCTAGAAAAGATGATCGAAAGAAATAAGGTCAATAATATTCTTGATATCTGGCCTAATCTCGAGGTGTTTTTTCATGGAGCTGTTTCATTCACCCCTTATGAAGAGCTTTTCAAAAAACTAATTCCGTCCAAAAAGATGAGATATATGGAGACATATAATGCGTCCGAAGGATTTTTTGGGATTCAAGATCAAACTGATAGTAAGGATATGCTCCTTATGCTAGACTATGGCATTTTTTATGAATTTGTCCCTTTTAGTGAGCTTGATCAAAAGAATCCAAAAACGCTTACACTCGATGAAGTTGAAGTTGGAAAGAACTATGCAATTATTATCACCACAAATGCCGGGCTTTGGAGGTATCGAATTGGAGATACAGTCACTTTTACCAGCATCAACCCTTATCGTATAAAAATCTCCGGTAGGACTAAACATTTCATCAATGCTTTTGGAGAAGAGCTGATCATTGAAAATGCAGAATCAGCAATCGCTGAAGCATGCAAAAAGACCCATGCTACAATAGACAATTTTACTGCAGGCCCTATTTATCTGGAAGAAGGTCAAAAGGGTGGACATGAATGGGTCATTGAGTTTACGCATGAACCAAACGATTTGACTCGCTTTAAAAAACTTCTTGATGAGCATCTCAGAGAAATAAATTCTGACTATGATGCCAAAAGATACAAAGATATCGCGCTGCAGGAGCCTGTAATCCATGTAGTACCAAAAGGGTCATTTTATGAATGGATGAAGAACAGAGGCAAGTTAGGGGGGCAACATAAAGTTCCAAGGCTAGCAAATAATCGAGAATATTTGGATGAATTAGTCGGATACAGAACCCACTCATCATAA
- a CDS encoding SulP family inorganic anion transporter, producing the protein MDLNKTGLFSNFKSDLSASVVVFLVAVPLCLGIALASGAPLFAGVISGIIGGIIVGMISGSSVGVSGPAAGLAVIVLGAIQDLESFPIFLAAVVISGIIQIILGLSKAGIIGYYFPSSVIKGMLSAIGIIIFLKQIPHAVGYDADPEGDLEFFQPDGENTFSELYKMLDYIQEGALIIFVISMIILILWESPFMKRIKIFKVIQGPLIVVITGIIANILFKGSSLYIDETHMVSLPVAGSLNEFINQFTFFDPSALLRKDVLLLGGTIAVVGSLETLLCVEATDKLDPQKRITPTNRELIAQGAGNIFSGMIGGLPITQVIVRSSANIQSGGKTKISAIFHGLLLLISAIFIPNILNLIPLSSLAAILIVVGYKLAKPSLFRKMYFAGKSEFIPFMVTLLGIIFTDLLIGILMGLAVGIFQVLYNNFKKPYALQTVEENGITKLKLELSENLTFLNKASIIETLSHLPDESDIVIDASRSHFIHPDILEILQDFRKNAEYRKIKLEIIGMDKEHENPVQKLKNVTKDF; encoded by the coding sequence ATGGACTTAAATAAGACCGGTCTATTCAGCAATTTTAAATCTGATCTATCTGCCAGTGTGGTGGTATTCTTAGTAGCTGTTCCACTTTGTTTGGGAATAGCACTTGCCTCAGGAGCACCGCTATTCGCCGGGGTTATATCCGGAATTATCGGAGGAATTATCGTGGGGATGATTAGCGGCTCATCCGTAGGAGTCAGTGGGCCAGCTGCAGGTTTAGCAGTCATCGTTTTAGGCGCTATTCAAGACTTAGAATCATTTCCTATTTTTCTAGCTGCTGTAGTTATTAGTGGTATTATTCAAATCATCTTAGGACTTTCTAAGGCAGGTATTATAGGTTATTACTTCCCCTCCTCTGTGATAAAAGGGATGCTTTCCGCCATTGGAATTATCATCTTTCTAAAACAAATACCTCATGCTGTAGGATATGATGCTGATCCAGAGGGTGATCTTGAGTTTTTTCAACCGGATGGGGAAAATACATTTTCAGAGCTCTATAAAATGCTTGACTATATCCAAGAAGGAGCTTTGATCATTTTTGTTATCTCAATGATTATTTTAATTCTTTGGGAATCTCCATTCATGAAACGAATCAAGATTTTCAAAGTAATTCAAGGGCCGCTTATTGTTGTAATCACAGGTATAATAGCAAATATCCTATTCAAGGGTTCTTCACTATATATCGATGAGACTCACATGGTAAGCCTACCAGTTGCAGGATCTTTGAATGAATTTATCAATCAATTTACCTTTTTTGATCCTTCAGCGTTGCTAAGAAAAGATGTACTTCTACTTGGCGGAACGATTGCGGTAGTAGGATCTCTCGAGACGCTATTGTGTGTTGAAGCAACAGACAAGCTAGATCCACAAAAAAGAATTACTCCGACTAACAGAGAGCTCATTGCTCAAGGAGCTGGTAATATTTTCTCAGGAATGATTGGTGGACTACCAATCACACAGGTAATTGTACGTAGCTCTGCCAATATACAATCAGGTGGAAAAACCAAGATATCAGCCATATTTCACGGCTTACTTCTCTTGATATCAGCCATATTCATACCAAACATATTGAACTTAATACCGCTTTCAAGTCTAGCCGCGATTTTAATTGTGGTAGGTTACAAACTTGCCAAGCCTTCTTTATTTAGAAAAATGTATTTCGCTGGAAAGTCAGAGTTTATCCCGTTTATGGTCACATTGCTTGGAATCATATTTACTGATCTCTTGATTGGAATTCTAATGGGGCTAGCAGTAGGTATTTTCCAAGTTTTGTATAATAATTTCAAAAAACCATACGCACTTCAGACAGTAGAAGAAAATGGGATAACTAAGCTGAAATTGGAATTATCAGAAAACCTCACCTTTCTAAACAAGGCAAGCATAATTGAAACCCTTTCTCATCTGCCAGATGAATCTGATATTGTCATTGATGCGTCCAGATCTCATTTTATCCATCCAGATATACTTGAGATTCTTCAAGACTTCCGGAAAAATGCTGAGTACAGAAAGATTAAGTTGGAAATCATTGGAATGGATAAGGAGCATGAAAATCCAGTACAAAAGCTAAAGAACGTAACAAAGGATTTCTAA
- a CDS encoding RluA family pseudouridine synthase: MTDERSEIEGDLYEHHHIKVDAGQDLLRIDKFLMDRLPNVTRNKVQSGIREGFVKVNEAEIKPNYKVHPGDEISVMLPEPPRDEDLVPEDIPLNIMMEDEHLLVVNKPAGMVVHPAYQNWSGTLVNALAFHFQNLPEMKGNDGRPGLVHRIDKDTSGLLVIAKTEQAMNGLAKQFFDHSIERTYYALVWGVPEEAQGTIDVNVGRSLKDRRITSAFPEGDFGKHAVTHYKLLEDLRYVSLLKCNLETGRTHQIRAHMRFVGHPLFNDATYGGNEVVKGTVFTKYKQFVQNCFKVIPRQALHAKTLGFVHPVTKKQVFVDSDLPEDFSLVLEKWKHYIDHID, translated from the coding sequence ATGACAGACGAACGCAGTGAAATCGAGGGGGACTTATATGAACATCATCATATCAAAGTGGATGCTGGTCAGGATTTACTGCGAATCGACAAATTCTTGATGGATAGATTGCCAAATGTCACACGTAATAAGGTGCAATCAGGGATAAGAGAGGGATTTGTCAAGGTCAATGAAGCTGAGATAAAGCCGAATTATAAAGTACATCCAGGAGACGAAATATCTGTTATGCTACCGGAACCTCCCAGAGATGAAGATTTGGTTCCCGAGGATATTCCATTAAATATCATGATGGAGGATGAGCACCTGTTAGTGGTTAATAAGCCAGCAGGTATGGTGGTACATCCGGCTTATCAAAACTGGTCAGGTACTCTAGTAAATGCCCTTGCATTTCATTTCCAAAACTTACCTGAAATGAAAGGAAATGATGGTAGGCCTGGTTTGGTTCATCGAATTGATAAGGACACTTCTGGTCTTTTAGTGATAGCTAAGACCGAACAGGCGATGAATGGCTTAGCAAAGCAATTTTTTGATCATTCAATCGAGCGTACGTACTATGCTTTGGTTTGGGGAGTACCAGAAGAAGCACAAGGAACTATAGATGTAAATGTTGGGCGTAGCTTAAAGGATAGGAGGATAACTAGTGCGTTTCCTGAAGGTGATTTCGGCAAGCATGCTGTTACCCATTACAAATTACTGGAAGATCTTAGATATGTATCACTTTTAAAATGCAATCTGGAAACGGGAAGAACCCATCAAATACGGGCTCACATGAGATTTGTAGGGCATCCTCTCTTCAATGATGCTACTTATGGAGGAAATGAGGTCGTAAAGGGAACAGTATTCACTAAATACAAACAGTTTGTTCAGAACTGTTTCAAGGTTATACCTCGACAAGCCCTTCATGCGAAAACATTGGGATTCGTTCATCCTGTAACCAAAAAACAAGTTTTTGTAGACTCGGACCTTCCCGAAGATTTTTCATTGGTGCTAGAAAAATGGAAGCATTACATTGATCATATAGACTAA
- a CDS encoding pyridoxal-phosphate dependent enzyme, which translates to MVALPTPTQEIIHPLLREKHIRLFVKRDDLIHPEIMGNKWRKLNYNIEAMRQEGKKTLITMGGAFSNHIAATAAAAKIYAFEAIGVIRGEELNTKSNTTLELASKNGMTLEFISRQNFKDIREKPSLLTDKYPDYYFLPEGGTNDLAIKGTKEILEEIEIEFDVLATPIGTGGTFAGLLASSSSEKILGISSLKGSFMHKEIADLLKKNSIDRSNYQLSTDYHFGGYGKTTSELIDFINWFKEKFNIPLDPIYTGKSFFGVWDMIKKGKFEKNLKIVLLHTGGLQSISGFNRKNENIIQ; encoded by the coding sequence ATGGTTGCACTTCCTACACCAACACAAGAAATCATTCACCCTTTACTTAGAGAAAAGCACATCCGCTTATTTGTAAAGCGTGACGACCTGATCCATCCAGAAATCATGGGCAACAAATGGAGAAAATTGAATTATAACATTGAAGCTATGCGACAGGAAGGAAAGAAAACCCTAATCACAATGGGGGGTGCATTTAGCAATCATATTGCAGCAACTGCAGCGGCAGCCAAAATTTATGCATTTGAAGCTATTGGGGTTATTAGAGGCGAAGAGTTAAATACAAAAAGTAATACAACACTCGAACTGGCATCTAAAAACGGAATGACGCTTGAATTTATAAGCCGACAAAATTTTAAAGACATAAGAGAGAAGCCCTCATTGCTTACCGATAAATATCCAGACTATTACTTTTTACCTGAGGGGGGAACTAATGACCTAGCAATTAAAGGAACAAAGGAAATCTTGGAAGAGATTGAAATAGAATTTGATGTGCTTGCAACTCCAATTGGAACAGGTGGAACTTTTGCTGGTCTTTTAGCTTCTTCCTCATCCGAAAAAATTCTTGGAATAAGTTCCTTGAAGGGTTCTTTTATGCACAAGGAAATTGCTGACTTACTGAAAAAAAATTCCATTGACAGATCTAATTACCAACTATCAACTGATTATCATTTTGGTGGGTATGGTAAAACAACTTCCGAATTAATCGATTTTATCAACTGGTTTAAAGAAAAATTCAACATCCCCTTAGACCCCATTTATACCGGGAAGTCTTTTTTTGGCGTTTGGGATATGATTAAAAAAGGTAAATTTGAGAAAAATCTTAAAATAGTCCTATTACATACTGGCGGTTTGCAGAGTATATCAGGGTTTAATCGAAAAAATGAAAATATTATTCAATAA
- a CDS encoding DUF5723 family protein codes for MKKYLAAIIFFLISLTLVKAQTSVSFQHLGNATFQNNLLNPSLIPEGRWFVGLPILSGVHVHVNNKVSYNEAFTKEANQTTINIDKILGELQNQNLLSIQANVNLLHIGYRLDSGPLVSFTANERIEGDFLYPKEMVDYVWNGNNNYLNDEVVVSKFGVRATHFREFGLGIAAPVSDQLTVGIRAKFLVGFGNISTPGNFKASLTTNGEAYQIDADWKNASLRTSGLDIYQQEDGFTSSDLSSHLIMNGNTGFAIDLGGTYKLNRYYTLTGAIVDLGFINWKENINNYALGDTTFNYSGVSLADLGNIRQTLEDSLFSKFETTENSEAYRNWLPIRAHGSWIYHYSPNMDFYVTAGTRLVQRQFKMMYGGGVTYKFGRAFTASASATKLPQQFFNVGAALTAKAGPVQMYMAADQIVNFSVPDAKAIDFRFGMNFAFGQLGGGKESPSGLSRSKIAGARGLDTNVFLGKKVKTKKRDGIYSIIKRQKPRELKSRRTKRNGDVKKKSLNGRSGKKNTNGSE; via the coding sequence ATGAAGAAATACCTAGCCGCAATAATATTCTTCTTGATCAGCCTGACCTTAGTTAAAGCTCAGACAAGTGTTTCATTTCAACACTTGGGCAATGCTACTTTTCAGAATAATCTATTAAACCCCTCTCTTATACCTGAAGGGCGATGGTTTGTAGGGCTCCCCATTTTATCTGGTGTCCACGTCCACGTAAACAATAAAGTAAGCTACAATGAGGCTTTTACTAAAGAGGCGAATCAAACGACAATAAATATTGACAAAATACTCGGAGAATTACAAAATCAAAACTTATTGAGTATTCAAGCTAATGTGAATCTTTTACATATTGGCTATCGTCTTGATTCTGGGCCTCTTGTCAGTTTTACTGCTAATGAACGTATTGAAGGTGATTTTCTTTATCCAAAAGAAATGGTTGACTATGTTTGGAATGGCAATAATAATTATCTGAATGATGAAGTAGTGGTCTCTAAGTTTGGAGTACGGGCTACTCATTTCAGGGAATTCGGTTTAGGGATAGCTGCTCCAGTAAGCGATCAATTAACTGTTGGAATACGGGCAAAATTTCTTGTCGGATTTGGCAACATTAGCACACCAGGCAACTTCAAAGCTTCACTTACCACAAATGGGGAAGCATACCAGATTGATGCGGATTGGAAAAATGCTTCATTAAGAACTTCTGGACTTGACATTTACCAACAAGAAGATGGTTTTACGAGCAGTGATCTAAGCTCTCATTTGATCATGAATGGCAATACAGGTTTTGCTATAGACCTTGGAGGAACATATAAATTGAATCGGTATTATACCCTCACTGGAGCCATCGTAGACTTAGGATTTATCAACTGGAAAGAAAATATAAATAACTACGCTCTAGGTGATACCACTTTCAATTACAGCGGTGTTAGCTTAGCTGACCTTGGTAATATTCGGCAGACACTTGAGGATTCGCTCTTCAGTAAGTTTGAGACTACTGAGAATAGCGAAGCGTATCGAAACTGGCTACCCATAAGAGCGCATGGTAGTTGGATCTATCATTACAGTCCAAACATGGATTTCTATGTTACAGCTGGAACACGACTGGTCCAAAGACAATTTAAGATGATGTATGGAGGTGGAGTCACATATAAATTTGGCAGGGCATTTACCGCATCTGCAAGTGCTACAAAACTTCCTCAACAATTCTTTAATGTTGGAGCAGCACTAACGGCCAAAGCTGGTCCTGTTCAGATGTATATGGCAGCAGATCAGATTGTCAACTTCTCAGTACCAGATGCTAAAGCCATTGATTTCCGTTTTGGAATGAATTTCGCCTTCGGGCAACTTGGTGGAGGCAAGGAATCTCCAAGTGGATTATCACGAAGTAAAATAGCAGGAGCAAGAGGATTGGATACAAATGTCTTCTTGGGCAAGAAAGTAAAAACCAAAAAACGTGACGGCATTTATTCTATCATAAAACGTCAAAAACCTAGGGAGCTTAAAAGCAGAAGAACAAAACGAAATGGTGACGTTAAAAAGAAAAGCTTGAATGGTAGAAGTGGCAAGAAAAATACCAACGGCTCAGAATAG
- a CDS encoding methyltransferase domain-containing protein translates to MQGYEEIFNKRGKSYQLAMEKYPLARDAEFLAIVKRLDQKPTSIVLDLPAGGGYLEKYLNPDVTYLAYDFSGEFDDNHSSIKKCKESKVNIEDETIDEIVSLAALHHIVDREAFYSEMYRVLKPGGKLIIGDALVGGKLDSFLNGFLNKWNSMGHAGRFIQDSDIEEISKAGFDVTSAKDDYMWNFENQEEAQDFFRLLFCLDLNPSNDELMEALKELGTKKANYFSVDWGLAFLECKK, encoded by the coding sequence ATGCAGGGGTATGAGGAAATTTTTAATAAGAGAGGAAAATCTTACCAGCTGGCAATGGAGAAATATCCATTGGCCAGAGATGCTGAATTTTTAGCAATCGTAAAAAGACTTGATCAAAAACCAACAAGTATTGTTCTGGACTTACCAGCCGGCGGAGGTTATCTTGAAAAATACTTAAATCCAGACGTTACTTATTTAGCATATGATTTTTCTGGAGAATTTGATGATAATCACTCGTCGATCAAAAAATGTAAAGAGTCAAAAGTCAACATTGAAGATGAAACTATTGATGAAATAGTTAGCCTTGCTGCATTGCATCACATTGTAGACAGGGAAGCATTTTATAGTGAAATGTATCGTGTCCTTAAGCCGGGAGGTAAGCTGATTATTGGGGATGCGCTTGTAGGAGGAAAATTAGATTCCTTTTTAAATGGATTCCTTAATAAGTGGAATAGCATGGGGCATGCTGGGAGGTTTATTCAGGATAGTGATATAGAAGAAATTTCTAAAGCAGGCTTTGACGTCACCTCTGCCAAAGATGATTACATGTGGAATTTTGAAAATCAAGAAGAAGCCCAGGATTTTTTTCGTCTTTTATTCTGTCTAGACTTAAATCCATCAAATGATGAATTAATGGAAGCTTTAAAAGAGCTAGGGACAAAAAAAGCTAATTACTTTTCTGTCGATTGGGGATTAGCTTTTCTGGAGTGTAAAAAATAG
- a CDS encoding 7-cyano-7-deazaguanine synthase, whose amino-acid sequence MEKKPAILCMFSGGIDSTGVLHQLMTNEKFTEHPLIVHHIHIFNRENRAKAEAAAVSSILNYYHKNVNRKFLVTESTFNTTGFAPLQSSRFPFDMDVCAFFSGNICAARKEIDFVAMGRTKTDVDSGGDNFMVRMKRAQAIFKSVMSLENTNLPEYIFPVIDFTKGEIWKFLPEQVRKSTWWCRRPVYKEGKPPQACGKCQTCKDVKEFVDAGV is encoded by the coding sequence TTTCAGGAGGGATTGATTCAACGGGTGTTTTGCATCAATTAATGACCAATGAAAAATTTACAGAGCACCCGTTAATTGTTCATCATATTCATATTTTTAATAGGGAAAATAGAGCTAAAGCAGAAGCGGCAGCTGTTAGTTCAATTCTGAATTACTATCATAAAAATGTAAATAGAAAGTTTCTGGTAACAGAGAGTACGTTTAATACAACAGGGTTCGCTCCGCTTCAATCAAGCCGTTTTCCATTCGATATGGATGTGTGCGCTTTCTTTTCTGGAAATATATGCGCAGCTAGAAAAGAAATAGATTTTGTAGCCATGGGTAGGACGAAAACGGATGTAGACTCTGGTGGAGATAATTTTATGGTTCGTATGAAAAGAGCTCAGGCTATTTTTAAGAGCGTGATGTCACTAGAGAACACGAATCTTCCGGAGTATATTTTTCCTGTAATTGATTTTACGAAAGGGGAAATCTGGAAATTTTTGCCTGAGCAAGTAAGAAAAAGCACATGGTGGTGCAGAAGACCTGTGTATAAAGAAGGCAAGCCTCCTCAGGCCTGTGGTAAATGTCAAACTTGTAAGGATGTAAAAGAATTTGTGGATGCAGGGGTATGA